The following coding sequences lie in one Bacillus sp. BGMRC 2118 genomic window:
- a CDS encoding sigma-70 family RNA polymerase sigma factor codes for MLSNAESTESNEQKSQHLDERMTELYPKLQKYCQFLTQSKWDGEDLVQESLLKAWVHYRNAPEVSHSLVNKMAYNHWIDTVRKRQKETLLSDINSELTTDDSDQAEMRLDLLSTLLTELTPKQTVVLTLKEAFLFQNHEIAEILDSTETSVKSILHRAKQRLKNEKTVHLLPIWDEEEQVQLRNILNQSLLTQDPTILIQAIPLLRSLQSETKTPTCILQKSRRSQSPSSTVYMAA; via the coding sequence GTGCTGAGTAATGCGGAGTCAACGGAGAGTAATGAGCAGAAATCACAGCATTTGGATGAGCGAATGACGGAATTGTATCCGAAGCTGCAAAAGTATTGCCAATTTCTAACCCAGAGTAAGTGGGATGGAGAGGATTTGGTGCAGGAGTCCTTATTAAAAGCTTGGGTTCATTATCGTAATGCCCCTGAGGTGAGTCATTCTTTAGTTAATAAGATGGCGTATAACCATTGGATTGACACTGTAAGGAAACGTCAAAAGGAAACGCTGTTGTCTGATATCAATTCTGAACTGACTACAGATGACTCCGATCAGGCAGAGATGCGTCTTGATCTTCTTTCAACACTTTTAACAGAATTAACACCGAAACAGACTGTTGTTTTAACTTTGAAGGAGGCATTTCTCTTTCAGAACCATGAGATAGCTGAGATTCTGGACTCTACGGAGACTTCTGTTAAAAGTATCTTGCATCGAGCAAAGCAACGATTAAAAAATGAAAAGACTGTCCATCTACTTCCTATATGGGACGAAGAGGAACAAGTGCAACTGAGAAATATCCTAAATCAGTCGTTGCTCACTCAAGATCCAACTATTCTCATTCAAGCAATTCCATTATTGCGCTCATTACAGTCTGAAACAAAGACACCGACCTGCATTTTACAAAAATCACGACGATCTCAGTCTCCTTCAAGCACTGTCTACATGGCGGCGTAA
- the clpP gene encoding ATP-dependent Clp endopeptidase proteolytic subunit ClpP: MNTIPYVIEQSSRGERSYDIYSRLLKDRIIMISDEINDAVANSVVAQLLFLAADDPDKDISLYINSPGGSTTAGFAIFDTMQYIKPDVRTICTGMAASFGAMLLLAGTKGKRLALPNSEIMIHQPLGGARGQATEIEISARRILKLREHINEIIADRTGQPVDKVAADTDRDYFMSAMEAKEYGIIDEVIKPNK; encoded by the coding sequence ATGAATACCATTCCATATGTAATTGAACAATCCAGTCGTGGTGAACGATCTTATGATATTTACTCTAGACTTCTGAAGGATCGTATCATCATGATTAGTGATGAAATTAATGATGCTGTCGCGAACAGTGTTGTTGCCCAATTATTATTTTTAGCAGCAGATGATCCTGATAAAGACATCTCTCTCTATATTAACTCACCAGGTGGTTCAACGACTGCAGGCTTTGCCATTTTTGATACCATGCAGTACATTAAACCAGATGTCAGAACGATTTGCACAGGAATGGCTGCCTCATTTGGGGCAATGCTTCTTCTTGCTGGAACAAAAGGTAAGCGACTTGCCCTTCCTAATAGTGAAATTATGATTCATCAGCCATTAGGAGGTGCACGTGGGCAAGCAACAGAGATTGAAATTTCCGCCAGACGTATTTTGAAACTCCGTGAGCATATTAATGAAATCATCGCAGACCGTACAGGTCAACCCGTTGATAAAGTAGCAGCCGATACGGACCGTGATTATTTTATGAGTGCCATGGAGGCTAAAGAATATGGAATTATTGATGAAGTGATTAAGCCGAATAAATAA